In a genomic window of Pelotomaculum thermopropionicum SI:
- the Prc gene encoding Periplasmic protease, which translates to MKKTALPLLALLLVLFFLFASPSLADDGSSVGLDTLEEIYMQVQNLHIYNPDPETLIRGAIEGLIGSLDDPYTEYLPPEEIKNFSDSLDGDYVGVGIQLQPGGEYPRVISTFENTPASEAGIKPDDLVIKVDGVSVLNEPLGTVVQKIRGPKGTKVRLTIRRQGVADFEVELVRASINTPTVSGKMLEPGIGYIRISMFGTHTPEEFGKTLAGLIRQGADGLILDLRDNPGGILQAAVQVGGNFLETGRVVVSTVDRNGRRQEYCNEEKPVARGIPVVVLVNHNSASAAEILAGALQDYGAAVLIGSQTYGKGTVQIVVPLETGGALKLTAARYWTPNGRIIDGTGLSPDIQVLTSDLHLAAAKRYLKKQTGGELVFKKDKPEALINGEAVQLRQAVLERSGLVYLPLRFLFEGLGYRVDWQADNDGIKISGAGAEVIFYAGQGRAVAGGQVVPGAAPLLFEEGAAFIPLNNLGIFNIGVVVEGNNIILKK; encoded by the coding sequence TTGAAAAAAACTGCTTTACCGCTCCTGGCCCTTTTACTGGTTCTGTTTTTTTTGTTTGCTTCGCCCTCCCTGGCAGATGACGGCTCTTCAGTTGGGCTGGACACTCTTGAAGAGATTTACATGCAGGTGCAGAACCTGCATATATATAACCCGGATCCTGAGACATTAATTAGAGGGGCAATCGAGGGGCTGATAGGCTCGCTGGACGACCCCTATACCGAATACTTGCCGCCCGAGGAAATAAAAAATTTTAGCGATTCCCTGGACGGCGACTACGTGGGTGTGGGCATTCAACTGCAACCCGGGGGAGAATATCCCAGGGTGATCAGCACCTTTGAAAACACCCCGGCCAGCGAGGCCGGCATAAAGCCGGACGATCTGGTAATTAAGGTGGACGGGGTCAGTGTTTTAAATGAGCCGCTTGGCACTGTGGTTCAAAAAATCCGCGGCCCGAAGGGGACCAAAGTAAGGCTTACCATACGGCGCCAGGGCGTGGCAGACTTTGAAGTGGAGCTGGTCCGGGCCAGCATTAATACTCCCACGGTTAGCGGAAAGATGCTTGAACCCGGCATAGGCTATATCAGGATAAGCATGTTTGGCACCCATACCCCTGAAGAGTTCGGGAAGACCCTGGCCGGGTTAATCCGGCAGGGAGCAGACGGGCTGATTCTGGATTTAAGGGATAATCCAGGCGGCATTTTACAGGCGGCGGTGCAGGTCGGCGGGAATTTCCTTGAAACCGGCCGGGTGGTTGTCAGCACCGTCGACCGCAATGGCAGGCGCCAGGAATACTGTAACGAGGAAAAACCTGTGGCCAGGGGCATACCTGTAGTGGTACTGGTTAACCATAACAGCGCCAGCGCCGCAGAGATACTGGCCGGCGCGCTGCAGGATTACGGAGCGGCCGTCCTGATAGGCAGTCAGACTTACGGTAAGGGCACTGTTCAGATAGTGGTGCCGCTGGAAACAGGGGGTGCCCTGAAGCTTACCGCAGCCAGGTACTGGACTCCTAACGGCAGGATTATTGACGGCACAGGCTTAAGCCCCGATATTCAGGTGCTCACTTCAGACCTTCACCTTGCCGCGGCAAAGCGTTACTTAAAAAAGCAAACCGGCGGGGAGCTGGTATTTAAAAAAGATAAACCCGAAGCGTTAATTAACGGAGAGGCAGTTCAGCTCAGGCAGGCGGTGCTGGAGCGGTCCGGCCTGGTTTACCTGCCGTTGAGGTTTTTATTTGAGGGCCTCGGTTACAGGGTGGACTGGCAGGCTGATAACGACGGCATAAAAATATCCGGGGCGGGGGCGGAAGTCATCTTTTACGCCGGGCAAGGCCGTGCTGTTGCAGGCGGGCAGGTTGTGCCCGGGGCGGCACCGCTTTTGTTTGAAGAAGGGGCTGCTTTCATTCCCTTGAACAACCTTGGTATTTTCAATATCGGCGTGGTGGTTGAGGGAAACAATATTATATTAAAGAAATAA
- the PolA gene encoding DNA polymerase I - 3'-5' exonuclease and polymerase domains, translated as MTSETMVIIDGNSLAHRAYHAIPPLSTSQGILTNAVYGFTNMLLKILAEEHPDRIAVAFDKGKITFRHDDFEKYKAHRPATPDDLRPQFPVLKEVLKAMRIQVFEAEGYEADDLIGTLSARAEQAGLRTIIVTGDRDALQLVSPLTSVRLVKKGISELDEYDEGMVWQRYGITPRQYADFKGLTGDASDNIPGIPGIGEKTASRLLKEYGSLEEIIAHADELAGRTGELVKTYKHQAELSKKLATIHRDVPVEIDLALCRWQGPDHKELLEIFKKLEFKSLIKSIYFDRDEKTGVKKKEESARQALTRPNLEVYQAACQPIDSPARIKSFIKAARKAGKVSLVLAGDGRGGIAAASFALEGESTAYSLDGPPDKILEILKTICEDGNIKKYCHNGKETIRLLHRNGITLRQLAFDTMIAAYLLNPASSNQDLEDISLEHLNAVLPGEDRKLPAQAHCIMELAQLLDNKLKLYGQDRLFYEIEIPLAGILAEMEIEGVAVDKKQLEAMSEELGRQIEKLADEIYRLTGREFNINSPKQLGKVLFEDLKLPVIKKTKTGYSTDADVLEELAAAHEAVAKILEYRQMAKLKSTYADGLAALINPETGKLHTTFHQTVTNTGRLSSSDPNLQNIPIRLEAGRLIRKVFIPGRPENLLLTADYSQIELRVLAHISGDPALIKAFKNGEDIHTRTAAEIFAVRPEEVTREMRTRAKAVNFGIVYGLSDFGLARDIKVSRQEARRYIENYFARYAGVKDYIERIIREARQKGYVTTLLNRRRYLPDLFSPNRTIRSFGERTAMNTPIQGSAADIIKLAMVNIHRELAEHGLKAKMILQVHDELIFDAPAVEIDQLKDLVKRCMENALVLEVPLLVEIKAGRNWYDVKKI; from the coding sequence GTGACTTCAGAAACCATGGTTATTATTGACGGCAACAGCCTGGCCCACAGGGCCTACCACGCCATCCCGCCGCTGTCAACCAGCCAGGGAATACTTACCAACGCGGTATACGGCTTTACCAACATGCTGCTGAAAATTTTGGCCGAAGAACACCCGGACAGGATTGCGGTGGCATTCGACAAGGGCAAAATTACTTTCCGCCATGACGACTTTGAGAAATACAAGGCCCACCGGCCGGCCACCCCGGACGACCTGCGGCCACAGTTTCCGGTTCTGAAAGAAGTTTTAAAAGCTATGCGCATTCAGGTTTTTGAAGCCGAAGGATATGAAGCCGACGACCTGATCGGCACCCTCTCGGCCAGGGCGGAGCAGGCCGGCCTGAGAACAATCATAGTTACCGGCGACCGCGACGCCCTGCAGCTTGTATCCCCTTTAACCAGCGTGAGGCTGGTTAAAAAGGGGATCAGCGAGCTGGACGAGTACGACGAGGGCATGGTCTGGCAGAGGTATGGGATTACGCCGCGGCAGTATGCAGACTTTAAGGGCCTGACCGGGGACGCCTCGGACAACATTCCGGGCATCCCCGGAATAGGGGAAAAAACGGCCTCCCGCCTGCTAAAGGAATACGGCAGTCTTGAAGAAATTATAGCCCACGCCGATGAACTGGCCGGCCGGACGGGTGAGCTGGTAAAAACCTACAAACACCAGGCAGAACTGTCAAAAAAGCTTGCTACCATACATCGCGACGTGCCTGTGGAAATCGACCTCGCTCTGTGCCGCTGGCAGGGCCCGGATCATAAAGAGCTCCTGGAAATTTTTAAAAAGCTGGAATTTAAGTCGCTGATAAAATCCATTTATTTTGACAGGGACGAAAAAACCGGCGTCAAAAAAAAGGAGGAAAGCGCCAGGCAGGCCCTGACCAGGCCCAACCTGGAAGTTTACCAGGCAGCCTGCCAGCCCATTGACTCGCCGGCCAGGATAAAGTCTTTCATTAAGGCCGCCCGGAAGGCGGGGAAGGTGTCCCTTGTACTGGCCGGGGACGGCCGGGGCGGGATTGCCGCGGCGAGCTTCGCCCTGGAGGGGGAAAGCACGGCCTACAGCTTGGACGGCCCTCCGGATAAAATCCTGGAAATTTTGAAAACCATATGCGAAGACGGCAACATCAAGAAATACTGCCACAACGGCAAAGAAACAATTCGCCTGCTTCACCGGAACGGCATAACCTTGAGGCAACTGGCCTTCGACACCATGATTGCCGCCTATCTGCTCAATCCCGCGTCCTCCAACCAGGATCTGGAGGACATTTCCCTGGAGCATTTAAATGCCGTTCTGCCCGGCGAGGACAGAAAACTCCCGGCCCAAGCCCACTGCATCATGGAGCTGGCCCAGCTTCTGGACAACAAACTAAAGCTTTACGGGCAGGACCGGCTTTTTTACGAGATAGAGATCCCTCTGGCCGGAATTCTGGCCGAAATGGAAATTGAAGGCGTGGCGGTGGACAAAAAGCAGCTTGAGGCCATGTCGGAAGAACTGGGCCGCCAGATCGAAAAACTGGCGGACGAAATTTACCGCCTGACCGGCAGGGAATTCAACATCAATTCCCCCAAACAGCTGGGCAAAGTGCTTTTCGAGGATTTAAAGCTTCCTGTAATAAAGAAAACCAAAACCGGTTATTCAACGGACGCCGACGTGCTGGAGGAACTGGCGGCGGCACACGAAGCGGTGGCTAAAATCCTGGAGTACCGCCAGATGGCAAAGCTGAAGTCCACTTACGCCGACGGCCTGGCGGCCTTGATCAACCCCGAGACGGGCAAGCTGCACACCACCTTCCACCAGACCGTCACCAACACGGGCAGGCTGTCCAGCTCTGATCCGAACCTGCAAAACATCCCGATCCGCCTCGAGGCAGGGAGGCTGATCAGGAAGGTTTTTATCCCAGGCCGGCCGGAGAACCTGCTCCTGACGGCCGATTACTCCCAGATCGAGCTGCGCGTACTCGCCCACATAAGCGGCGACCCGGCCCTGATTAAAGCTTTTAAAAACGGGGAAGATATCCATACCAGAACGGCTGCGGAGATTTTTGCGGTGCGGCCTGAAGAGGTAACCAGGGAAATGCGCACCAGGGCCAAAGCTGTGAATTTTGGCATTGTCTACGGACTGAGCGACTTCGGCCTGGCCAGGGACATCAAAGTAAGCCGGCAGGAGGCCAGGCGCTATATCGAAAACTACTTTGCCCGCTACGCCGGGGTAAAAGATTACATTGAACGGATCATCCGCGAAGCGCGCCAAAAAGGCTACGTCACCACCCTTTTAAACAGGCGCCGCTACCTGCCGGACCTGTTCAGCCCGAACAGGACAATTCGCAGCTTCGGCGAGCGCACGGCAATGAACACGCCCATTCAGGGCAGCGCGGCGGATATCATCAAGCTGGCCATGGTCAACATCCACCGGGAGCTGGCCGAACACGGCCTGAAGGCAAAAATGATCCTGCAGGTGCACGATGAACTGATTTTCGACGCCCCGGCCGTCGAGATCGACCAGCTTAAAGATCTGGTCAAGCGCTGCATGGAAAATGCCCTTGTCCTGGAAGTACCCCTATTGGTAGAGATAAAAGCCGGCCGGAACTGGTATGACGTAAAAAAAATCTAA
- the Nei gene encoding formamidopyrimidine-DNA glycosylase, with protein sequence MPELPEVETVRRTLQAKLPGLKITGVEVLLPKVIRSPELSEFKETIADKKILKVGRRGKYLLINLSEGYTLAVHLRMTGRLVYCAGQDPPARHTHVIFNLSNGCQLHFADMRQFGRIWLVPTDALDGLKGIKELGVEPLEELFTREFLKKELRRRHARIKPLLLDQTFIAGLGNIYADEALHRARINPERLATTLTPREIARLYRAIRDLLQEGIENRGTTVRDFIDGNGQAGNYQEFLQVYNREGKPCPRCGDKIAKKKVGGRSSYYCPTCQKVK encoded by the coding sequence ATGCCGGAGCTCCCGGAAGTGGAGACCGTCAGACGAACGCTCCAGGCCAAACTGCCAGGCTTAAAGATTACCGGCGTTGAAGTGCTCCTGCCAAAAGTAATCCGAAGCCCGGAATTAAGCGAATTCAAAGAAACAATTGCGGATAAAAAAATATTGAAGGTCGGCAGGCGGGGCAAATACCTGCTGATCAACCTCAGCGAAGGCTATACCCTCGCCGTTCACCTGCGCATGACCGGCAGGCTGGTTTATTGTGCGGGCCAGGATCCCCCGGCCAGGCACACCCACGTCATTTTTAACTTGAGCAACGGCTGCCAGTTGCACTTTGCGGACATGAGGCAATTCGGCCGGATATGGCTGGTGCCCACGGACGCCCTGGACGGCCTGAAGGGCATAAAGGAGTTGGGCGTTGAGCCCCTGGAAGAACTGTTCACCAGGGAGTTCCTTAAAAAAGAACTGCGCCGCAGGCACGCGCGGATCAAGCCGCTGCTCCTCGACCAGACCTTCATTGCCGGGCTGGGCAACATTTATGCCGACGAGGCTCTGCACCGGGCCAGGATAAACCCGGAGCGGCTGGCCACCACCCTTACCCCCCGCGAAATAGCACGCCTTTATCGTGCCATCCGCGACCTCCTCCAGGAAGGCATTGAAAACAGGGGTACCACCGTGCGCGACTTCATCGACGGGAACGGCCAGGCGGGCAACTACCAGGAGTTCCTGCAGGTTTATAACCGCGAAGGCAAGCCCTGCCCCCGCTGCGGCGACAAAATAGCAAAAAAAAAGGTGGGCGGCCGCAGTTCCTATTACTGCCCGACCTGCCAGAAAGTAAAATAG
- a CDS encoding predicted membrane protein, translated as MELLSYLLFALALNLDSFGAGLAYGTRQIRVPPPSLIIISLISVAAVTVSMLGGQILAACIPARLAHRLGGFMLLLIGLWVLCENCRARRRPNGEPGQKNKAARMLEIRIRPLGLVIQVLREPVKADLDSSGIISPPEALVLGAALAMDAFGAGFAVSMMGYSPAITATVVGLGHFLLTYLGILAGRTVITSRVGRQVTLLPGFLLISLGLLKLWQK; from the coding sequence TTGGAACTGCTTTCTTATCTCCTCTTTGCCCTGGCCCTTAACCTCGATTCCTTTGGTGCCGGTTTAGCTTACGGGACACGGCAAATCAGGGTACCGCCGCCATCACTCATAATCATCAGCCTAATCTCCGTGGCGGCCGTCACAGTATCCATGCTGGGCGGCCAGATTCTTGCGGCCTGCATCCCAGCCCGCCTGGCCCACCGGCTGGGCGGCTTTATGCTGCTGCTGATAGGGCTGTGGGTGCTCTGCGAAAACTGCCGGGCCAGGCGCCGCCCTAATGGTGAACCCGGACAGAAAAACAAGGCCGCCAGGATGCTGGAAATCCGCATCCGCCCGCTGGGTTTGGTCATCCAGGTTCTCAGGGAGCCCGTTAAGGCCGACCTGGACAGTTCCGGAATCATTTCCCCCCCGGAAGCCCTGGTTCTTGGAGCTGCCCTGGCTATGGACGCCTTCGGCGCCGGCTTTGCAGTATCCATGATGGGCTATTCCCCGGCCATTACCGCAACGGTTGTCGGCTTAGGCCACTTCCTGCTCACCTATCTGGGCATCCTGGCCGGCCGCACCGTAATAACCAGCAGGGTGGGGCGCCAGGTCACCCTCCTGCCGGGATTCCTGCTGATCTCGCTGGGGTTGCTTAAACTCTGGCAGAAATGA
- the CoaE gene encoding dephospho-CoA kinase has protein sequence MHVIGLTGNIGSGKSTVARRLKALGAKVIDADQVAREVVRPGTPALKEIVESFGPGVLNAKGELDRKKMGAIVFADPQARARLNEITHPRIKEAIGREIEKVKANSSSKAGVLVIEAPLLIEVGLHHGVDEIWVVKVEEKRQIERLAERDGLTPAEARLRIAAQLPQEEKLKYASRVIDNSGDPAETARQVDRHWADFLHKHFDRAGSI, from the coding sequence ATGCACGTCATCGGCCTAACCGGTAATATCGGCAGCGGGAAAAGCACGGTGGCCCGCCGCCTTAAAGCCCTTGGGGCAAAAGTGATAGACGCCGATCAGGTGGCGCGGGAGGTAGTTCGGCCGGGCACTCCCGCCCTCAAGGAAATTGTCGAAAGCTTTGGACCGGGTGTTTTAAACGCCAAGGGCGAGCTTGACCGCAAAAAAATGGGAGCCATTGTCTTTGCCGACCCGCAGGCCAGAGCCAGGCTGAACGAAATTACCCACCCGCGAATAAAAGAAGCCATTGGCCGTGAAATAGAAAAAGTTAAAGCCAATAGCAGCTCTAAGGCTGGCGTACTGGTAATTGAAGCCCCGCTTCTGATTGAGGTAGGGCTGCACCACGGCGTAGACGAAATATGGGTGGTAAAGGTAGAAGAAAAAAGGCAGATTGAGCGGTTGGCCGAAAGGGACGGGCTTACCCCGGCCGAGGCCAGGCTGCGCATTGCCGCCCAGTTGCCGCAGGAGGAAAAGCTCAAATACGCCAGCCGGGTTATCGACAACAGCGGCGATCCTGCCGAGACGGCCAGGCAGGTGGACCGCCACTGGGCCGATTTTCTTCACAAGCATTTCGACCGGGCGGGCAGCATATAA
- a CDS encoding hypothetical protein (containing partial MltE (COG0741), Soluble lytic murein transglycosylase and related regulatory proteins (some contain LysM/invasin domains)) — protein sequence MVLTFRKRASRKRFKRRIFLLLVLILVCLNFKSITGFFYPFPYRNIITYYSGVYNLDPCLLAAVMKAESGFNRWAVSERGARGLMQIMPETGRWVASQMGDPDFDPDCLFDPETSIKLGAWYIADLKKEFGDNTVLVLAAYNGGRGNVKEWISGKELPAGKSTTIDQIPFPETRHYVRKVLLYYRIYSCLYG from the coding sequence TTGGTCCTGACCTTTCGCAAAAGGGCAAGCAGGAAAAGGTTTAAACGGCGGATCTTCCTGCTCCTTGTTTTAATACTGGTTTGTCTGAACTTCAAAAGCATCACCGGTTTTTTCTACCCCTTTCCTTACCGCAACATTATCACTTACTACTCAGGGGTTTACAATTTGGATCCATGCTTATTGGCGGCGGTAATGAAAGCGGAAAGCGGTTTCAACAGATGGGCGGTTTCCGAGAGGGGAGCCAGGGGCTTGATGCAGATTATGCCTGAAACCGGACGCTGGGTAGCCAGCCAGATGGGCGATCCCGATTTCGACCCGGACTGCCTTTTCGATCCTGAGACAAGCATAAAACTGGGGGCATGGTATATAGCGGACCTGAAAAAAGAATTCGGCGACAATACCGTCCTGGTACTGGCAGCGTACAACGGCGGACGGGGCAACGTTAAAGAGTGGATTTCCGGCAAGGAGCTGCCTGCCGGCAAAAGCACCACCATAGACCAGATACCTTTTCCGGAAACCCGCCATTATGTAAGGAAAGTGCTGCTTTACTACCGCATTTACAGTTGTCTGTACGGCTAG
- the SleB gene encoding cell wall hydrolyses (involved in spore germination) — MKVWNLLLKAVKKIWVMTGCLRKTWDKMSDCVKKTWDEMDGFKKKACLAAGLLLVPVGLLLHPVSAVNKLVKPGKKEQQVVAGAGEQVQSGRERGSAVSRGGVVDRNSVYLMAQVIEGEAADEPYEGKVAVGAVILNRTESPDFPHTIPGVIYETDAFESVSNGQYLRPVSKESLDAAIDALNGRDPTGGALYFWNPEKATSPWVWSRPIITRIGGHVFAL, encoded by the coding sequence ATGAAAGTCTGGAACCTTTTATTAAAGGCTGTTAAAAAGATCTGGGTAATGACAGGCTGCTTAAGAAAAACATGGGATAAAATGAGCGACTGCGTTAAAAAAACGTGGGACGAAATGGACGGGTTTAAAAAGAAGGCCTGTCTTGCAGCCGGCCTGCTTCTCGTACCCGTCGGCCTTTTGCTGCACCCGGTGTCTGCCGTGAACAAGCTGGTAAAACCCGGCAAAAAAGAGCAACAGGTTGTGGCCGGTGCCGGAGAGCAGGTGCAGTCCGGCAGGGAAAGAGGTTCTGCGGTGTCACGGGGCGGCGTGGTTGACCGCAACAGCGTCTACCTGATGGCCCAGGTAATTGAAGGCGAGGCCGCCGACGAGCCTTACGAAGGAAAGGTGGCGGTAGGGGCGGTAATCCTGAACAGGACTGAAAGCCCTGATTTTCCGCACACAATCCCGGGGGTTATTTACGAAACCGATGCCTTTGAATCGGTAAGCAACGGCCAGTACCTTAGGCCCGTAAGCAAGGAGTCGCTAGATGCCGCGATTGACGCCTTAAACGGCCGCGATCCGACCGGCGGGGCGCTGTACTTCTGGAACCCGGAAAAGGCCACAAGCCCGTGGGTTTGGTCAAGGCCGATCATAACCCGGATCGGGGGGCACGTATTTGCCCTTTAA
- a CDS encoding predicted Fe-S oxidoreductase gives MKSARYNQYSDHLVKKFGEKVYKLPVNLPGTCPNRDGRLGRGGCIFCDETGAGFECLPSTVPIKKQISESRAFFRKRFNARKFIVYFQAFTNTYLPFERFRDNVLQVAGEEDVVGISVSTRPDCVNDRYLDFLSWFKEEQKLDVNIELGLQTVNYHTLEKVNRGHTLAEFIDAVLRVKRYGFDTCVHLILNLPWDNMDDVVENAKVLSALGIEYVKLHSLYVVRGTVLGDMYERGEFEIIPMEEYVKRVATFLEYLDPAVVIQRLVGKGPKQSSLFSNWGVSWWLLKQRIEQYLEEHDIYQGKKCDYLNGKAVKDLDGLAQPPS, from the coding sequence GTGAAATCGGCCCGGTATAATCAGTATTCAGACCACCTGGTAAAAAAGTTCGGCGAGAAGGTTTACAAGCTGCCCGTCAATTTGCCGGGAACCTGCCCCAACCGGGACGGCAGGCTGGGGCGGGGAGGCTGTATTTTCTGCGATGAAACTGGAGCGGGTTTTGAGTGCCTGCCCAGCACCGTCCCGATCAAAAAACAGATATCGGAGAGCAGGGCGTTTTTCCGGAAACGGTTTAATGCCAGGAAATTTATAGTCTACTTTCAGGCTTTTACAAACACTTACCTTCCTTTTGAGCGTTTCAGGGACAATGTCCTTCAGGTTGCGGGCGAGGAAGACGTGGTGGGCATATCCGTCTCGACCAGGCCGGACTGTGTCAACGACCGCTACCTCGACTTTTTGTCCTGGTTTAAAGAGGAACAGAAGCTGGACGTAAATATTGAACTGGGCCTGCAGACGGTAAACTACCACACCCTGGAGAAGGTCAACCGGGGTCACACCCTGGCGGAGTTCATCGACGCCGTTTTGCGGGTTAAAAGGTATGGTTTTGACACCTGCGTGCACCTCATTCTGAACCTTCCCTGGGATAACATGGACGACGTGGTGGAAAACGCCAAGGTACTTTCCGCCCTGGGTATAGAGTACGTCAAGCTGCATTCCCTGTACGTTGTTCGGGGCACGGTGCTGGGCGACATGTATGAGCGGGGGGAATTTGAAATCATACCCATGGAGGAATATGTGAAAAGGGTGGCGACATTCCTGGAATACCTCGACCCTGCCGTGGTAATCCAGAGGCTGGTGGGGAAAGGCCCGAAGCAAAGCTCGCTCTTCAGCAACTGGGGGGTAAGCTGGTGGCTGTTAAAGCAGAGAATAGAGCAGTACCTGGAGGAGCATGACATCTATCAGGGAAAAAAATGCGACTACCTGAACGGCAAAGCGGTAAAAGACCTTGACGGCCTCGCGCAGCCGCCTTCTTAA
- the Psd gene encoding phosphatidylserine decarboxylase: protein MAVKHHDNTAGRLFLTLKLALPFLLIQAGILLILYFIFPVLTIIPALFIIFTLYFFRNPKREIPAGENLILSPADGVVMEIDEVFEEKFIKDKAVRVSIFLSIFNVHLNRSPVQGEVRYRHYRPGKFIPAFKSHASEINEKNYIGIECRGFKILVCQVTGFIARRIKCWAEEGRHLAGGELIGVIQFGSGTELFIPAGSRIFVKKGNRVRAGETVIGTLPEPGNSW from the coding sequence GTGGCGGTCAAACATCACGATAACACTGCCGGAAGGCTTTTCCTGACCTTAAAGCTCGCCTTGCCCTTTTTGCTCATACAAGCCGGCATACTGCTGATTCTTTACTTCATCTTCCCGGTTCTCACTATAATACCGGCACTGTTTATCATTTTCACCCTTTACTTCTTCCGCAACCCCAAAAGGGAAATTCCGGCCGGCGAAAACCTTATCCTCTCGCCCGCGGACGGGGTTGTCATGGAAATAGACGAGGTTTTCGAGGAAAAGTTCATCAAGGACAAAGCCGTGCGGGTAAGCATCTTTCTGTCCATATTCAACGTTCACCTCAACCGCTCCCCCGTCCAGGGAGAGGTCAGGTACAGGCACTACCGGCCCGGCAAATTCATACCCGCTTTTAAAAGCCACGCCTCGGAGATCAATGAAAAGAATTATATAGGTATTGAGTGCAGGGGTTTTAAAATACTGGTGTGCCAGGTTACAGGGTTTATCGCCCGCAGGATAAAATGCTGGGCGGAGGAAGGCAGGCATCTGGCCGGCGGGGAACTTATAGGTGTAATACAGTTCGGATCGGGCACAGAGCTTTTCATTCCGGCAGGTTCACGCATTTTCGTAAAAAAAGGCAACAGGGTCAGGGCCGGTGAAACCGTCATAGGTACCCTGCCTGAACCCGGCAATTCCTGGTAA
- the PssA gene encoding phosphatidylserine synthase encodes MSRIEILPNLCTAANLFFGVMAIAAVINHNFQLSVALVIIAAILDRADGALARRCNAISSFGKEFDSLADLVSFGVAPAALLYSVTNSKWHAAGLACFVLFTLCGAFRLARFNISDNSSCFQGVPITIAGSVMALLVALLPHSVFIILLSSVMLSAAMVCTIRIPKI; translated from the coding sequence ATGAGCAGAATAGAAATACTGCCAAACCTGTGTACGGCCGCCAACCTGTTTTTCGGCGTTATGGCCATTGCCGCCGTAATCAACCATAATTTTCAGCTCAGCGTAGCCCTTGTCATTATTGCCGCCATTTTAGACCGGGCAGACGGCGCACTGGCCCGCCGCTGCAATGCCATATCGTCCTTCGGCAAGGAGTTCGATTCCCTGGCCGACCTGGTTTCATTCGGGGTGGCGCCCGCCGCCCTGCTGTACAGCGTCACGAACAGCAAATGGCATGCGGCCGGCCTGGCCTGCTTCGTCCTTTTCACGTTATGCGGCGCCTTTCGCCTGGCCAGGTTCAATATTTCGGACAACTCGTCCTGCTTCCAGGGCGTGCCCATAACCATTGCCGGATCTGTAATGGCCCTGCTTGTCGCCCTTCTGCCGCATTCCGTTTTTATAATACTGCTGTCAAGCGTTATGCTCTCGGCAGCAATGGTGTGCACCATCCGCATTCCGAAAATTTAA
- a CDS encoding Uncharacterized protein (involved in DNA repair), whose product MMVLITYDVNTETLEGKRRLRMVAKECENVGQRVQKSVFECLVDPAQFAALKRRLEKIIDKEHDSLRYYRLGSNWHGRVEHIGAGQTYDPEGFLSV is encoded by the coding sequence ATGATGGTTTTAATTACTTATGATGTTAACACCGAAACGCTTGAAGGTAAAAGAAGGTTGCGCATGGTAGCAAAGGAATGCGAGAACGTTGGGCAAAGGGTTCAGAAGTCGGTCTTTGAATGTCTTGTTGATCCAGCACAATTTGCCGCTTTGAAAAGGCGGTTAGAGAAGATAATCGACAAAGAACACGACAGTTTGCGCTATTACCGTTTGGGGTCTAACTGGCATGGCAGGGTGGAGCATATTGGGGCCGGGCAAACCTACGATCCTGAGGGGTTTTTAAGCGTTTGA